The Fulvivirga maritima genome segment GATTTGTTATTGCTTTGAATCAGTTAGAATTTTTTCCTCTATTCTTAGTCTTAATGAAGGGTGAATGTTTAATAATGATTGGCGTAAATGTTAAAGATTCGATGTAGCAACTGGATAGCAGAAGCTTGAGAATAATGGGAACTTGTTTAGTATCAGAGTAGAAAAAGTAAAAGCATTTTCAATTTACTTGAGCCTAGATTCATGAAACTTCATTAAATCGTTAAACTGCTTCCAAAACCTGCGACTTTGCCTTTTTATATATTCCCCTCCATTTATCGATTTCATCGAGTCATTGGCTTTATAAATATAGCTCAAGTAGTTGCCCCAGTAGTATTTGTTAGTCCTTTCATAAACTGTCCTGTCTATTTTTGAAGGTCTGTATATAAGTTTCCTTTTCGCCCCTTTGTACGTAAAACGCTTATATAGTCTTGACTTGAATAAACTCTTATCAGGATTTTTACTATGAATCGCCAATGAAGTCGATTTTTTGAACGTACTTTTCATGGATCTATAAAACTTTGAAAAACCAGAATTTTTTATCAGCACCCTCTCTCCATCAAATGAGAAACCTAAATACTCAAGCTTCTTATTATGATTTGATATTTTAGTTTTTTCATCAATTTCAAAACCAGTGAATTTTTCATTCACTTCCTCAAACCTAAAAACTTTAGTCTTATTTGGTTCGATTTTCAAATTAACAAGGGATTCTATTTTACCTCTGATTAACTTTATCATCTTCATATCGTTGCTCACAAATGATTATTAAATCATCGCTATACCTCTGATAAAAACCACCAACTGAAGAAACTTCGTCAAAAATTTCTTGATCAAAATCTAACATATAAATATTTGCTAACGTTGCACTAATCGGACTTCCTTGAGGTATTCCAACTGAATTGTTTTTTGAGATAATAAGGTTTAAATTATTTTTTAGAAATTCTTTCTTAGTACAATAATGGCTGGCCCCCTTTTCCTTGAAAAATTTGATATTTTTTATTTTTAGTCTAACATATTCAGTTTTATTTGAAGAGTTGGGAATTCCCCTTTCAACCATCATTGTATTGTCATAACTTTCAAATAACTGGTCGGCTTCAATGTATTTTATTTTCGTTAGTGCTTTAAATATATTGTAGTGGTCTTGAGGTAGGCTATTTTCTTTTAAAACCTTTGTCCACTGCGTTTTTAAGATTTTATGATTTAAATTGTCAAAAAATGAAGTAACATCTGCAACAATTGCAGTAAGCTTTTTTGAATTATTCCTCTGTATAAATTCAAAAGTAGTTTTTGCAAAGTCAATGTTACATTTATTCTTATCCGCCCCTTTTGATATAGGGATTTTTCGATAGGCAACTATAGACTCATTGAAACTTAGCCCCTCAATATACTTCTCGTATTTGGTCGCTAATATTTCATTGTATTTGGACAAGATTAGTGAATCCAGATGGGAAGCAAAGAAAATATCCCTAATTTTTGGCTTCCCTAATATTCTTCTTCTCTTTCCACTTGGATTTAAATCAATAATAGAATTATCAGCTCTAAATTTGCGTCTTATTATTGATTTATGAATTAATGGAAGAAAACTATGAATTTTAACTCTATCAGAATTCTCTACATATTCCTTTACCCAATTATAATCTTTAATTGTAATTGGTAAACCTATATGAGGATACTTCTTTGTTTTAAACCACTCTTCTATTTCCATAGTTTAAATAAAAATAGGGGCAGATACTAATAGTAGCAGGTTTGAAATGTACATGCTCTGTCGAAGCTTTGACCCTCTTACAAGGGAGGCAACGCTACTCTTCTCAGGTATAGAAATTGTTATCTTTATATTAAAATTTATAAAGACATCAAATATGCTCAGAAAATTAAATCACATAACCAACTTCAGGTCTATAACAGTTCTTCAACTGTTAATAACTCTTTCCTCAGTGTTTCCTTTACAGGATCCTTTGGAAATTGGTATTTTCCTTCCCAGCTAGCGTATATCCTAGACGTGGTACTATTTGCTAAACGTATCATTCCGACCATCTGCCCCTAAATCTTTCATTTTGTGTTAATCAATGTCATTTAGTAAGTTTTGTTACTTTCTAATATAGTTCGCATTTATTTGTTATGTCAATATGAAACAGAAACACTCCCCCTATCCTTCACAACATTAAATATAAATAATTTCCTATGTAATTCATAGAAAAAAACCTCCCATAGAGCTATCAGTAGCTATCAACACATGCATTATAAAAATGCTATGTCCTTAAAAAAATCCACCTCGGTGTAATAAAGTCAGCCATTAAAAGACTATTATAAGCGAATAATCATTTGCCTTGAAATCTATAGAACAAGACTTTTTACAGCTGATAGATCTGCATCAGAAAATCATACATAAGGTATGTCATATTTATACTCATGACAGGGAAGATTATGATGATCTTTTTCAGGAAATTATGTTACAGCTATGGAAGGGGTATCCCAATTTTAAAGGCAATGCCAAAATTACCACCTGGATGTACCGGGTAAGTCTATACACTGCTATTTCAATATTTAAGAAGAAAAAGAACCGCAAAGAAGTACGCGAACAGCCGGCGCAGGAACCGGGTGAGAGTACAGATCATTATGAGTTCGAGAACTTAAATATGGCTATAAGTCAGCTTTCTGATCCTGAAAAGGCACTGATAGTGCTCTATCTGGAAGAGAAGTCTTATCAGGAGATAGCTGAAATTATAGAACTCAGCGTAACTAACGTGGGCGTAAAACTGAACCGAATAAAAAAGAAGCTTAAAGACATTTTAAATACACTGTAATGGAACTGGATGAACTGAGGAAATCATGGAAAGCCCAAACTGATGAGGTGAAATACAGCAAAAAGGAAGTTGATGAGATCTTTGAAGTAAAAACTAAGAGGTCTCTAAAAACGCTAAACAGAAACATGCTGACCGACGCCTTGCTCATGGCACTTACTACGCTGGCATTTATTTCTGTCTCCTTTTTACTGGGTCTTAAAGATCGTGTTTGGATTAGCGCTGAACTAATTACAATGGCTCTGGTGCTCACGTTGCATTATAAGATAAAGTATCACCTCATTAACCAGTTCGATTTTGAGGTCAACGGCGTAAAATCAGCCATGATAAAAACTATTGATAAGCTAAAAAGGTATATAAAAATATACAAAATCGGCATTCCGTGTATTTCCACGCTGCTTTTTATTACTTATCTGATCAGGGTAAATTTCTATCAGCACGGGGTGTATTTCAGCTCAGATTTACTCACCTGGAAGTGGGCTTTGGCTCCTGTATGCTATTTAACAACTCACTTAATAGTACATGTATTAGCGAAGTGGATGTACGGGAAAAGCATTTCAAAAATGGAAAGCGATCTTAAAAAACTGGACAGCTTATAAAACCGACCTTAGTTGTCCAGCCATTTTTTAAAGTCTCCTACCCTGTCTCTGCTTACTATTACTTCATCATCACAGTCTTTGAGGTTTACTTTCAGCCTGCTGTTAGAGTAGCTGATAATATCATCAAAGGCATTCATAGAGATGATATACTTACGGTTAACCCTGT includes the following:
- a CDS encoding reverse transcriptase domain-containing protein, with amino-acid sequence MEIEEWFKTKKYPHIGLPITIKDYNWVKEYVENSDRVKIHSFLPLIHKSIIRRKFRADNSIIDLNPSGKRRRILGKPKIRDIFFASHLDSLILSKYNEILATKYEKYIEGLSFNESIVAYRKIPISKGADKNKCNIDFAKTTFEFIQRNNSKKLTAIVADVTSFFDNLNHKILKTQWTKVLKENSLPQDHYNIFKALTKIKYIEADQLFESYDNTMMVERGIPNSSNKTEYVRLKIKNIKFFKEKGASHYCTKKEFLKNNLNLIISKNNSVGIPQGSPISATLANIYMLDFDQEIFDEVSSVGGFYQRYSDDLIIICEQRYEDDKVNQR
- a CDS encoding RNA polymerase sigma factor — protein: MKSIEQDFLQLIDLHQKIIHKVCHIYTHDREDYDDLFQEIMLQLWKGYPNFKGNAKITTWMYRVSLYTAISIFKKKKNRKEVREQPAQEPGESTDHYEFENLNMAISQLSDPEKALIVLYLEEKSYQEIAEIIELSVTNVGVKLNRIKKKLKDILNTL